The following proteins come from a genomic window of Elusimicrobiota bacterium:
- a CDS encoding LCP family protein has protein sequence MKGRVWASPEAGRWLGGVGLAAVVGLALAASISPVAVALRRGEPVTGVALGTDLAENAPHSDTLLAWVVRPRWGRVDVLSIPRDTRVDIPGYRFRRINEVYAYHHRTQKDALGAAAQTRNAVEQLFRDAGGALPLRNVVQIDYDGFRRLIDRLGGVTVSIDEPMDYDDHAGDFHVHFSTGPRLLNGDDALGFVRFRGRSGDRGRVLRQMEFVRALVRRTASPNIVWRGPLVLVDTIGAVTTNMSLLDMAFLIFEARRWSPRAVHPWILPGKPKGAYWEMDRERALYVLSQLANGGGPLAPAEGGVEDAGIPPGTEPVSGLRVTVKVWNATSRGGLALRVARRLRDAGFDVVEWGNYNGRQAKSRVIDRSGRFDGARGVAEALGVGSLYSDTDPALRTDVEVVLGEDAAARWEAAQETSHGHD, from the coding sequence GTGAAAGGAAGAGTTTGGGCTAGCCCCGAAGCCGGCCGCTGGCTCGGCGGTGTCGGGTTGGCGGCGGTCGTCGGCCTGGCGCTCGCGGCGTCGATCTCGCCGGTGGCGGTCGCCCTGCGACGGGGCGAACCCGTGACGGGGGTGGCCCTCGGCACCGATCTGGCCGAGAACGCGCCCCATTCGGACACCCTGTTGGCTTGGGTGGTTCGACCCCGGTGGGGCCGTGTGGATGTCTTGTCCATTCCCCGGGACACCCGGGTGGACATCCCGGGTTATCGATTCCGACGGATCAACGAGGTCTACGCGTACCATCACCGCACCCAAAAGGACGCCCTGGGGGCGGCCGCGCAAACGCGCAACGCTGTGGAGCAATTGTTTCGGGACGCGGGCGGGGCGTTGCCCCTGCGCAACGTCGTGCAAATCGACTACGATGGGTTTCGGCGGCTCATCGATCGGTTGGGGGGCGTGACCGTTTCCATCGACGAACCGATGGATTACGACGACCACGCCGGTGATTTTCACGTGCATTTTTCCACGGGGCCGCGTTTATTGAACGGGGACGATGCCTTGGGGTTTGTCCGGTTTCGCGGGCGGAGCGGCGACCGGGGCCGGGTGTTGCGGCAAATGGAATTTGTCCGGGCCTTGGTGCGTCGGACGGCCTCTCCGAATATCGTTTGGCGGGGGCCGCTGGTTCTGGTGGACACCATCGGTGCCGTGACGACCAATATGTCTTTGTTGGACATGGCCTTTTTGATTTTTGAAGCCCGTCGCTGGTCGCCCCGCGCCGTTCACCCGTGGATATTGCCGGGCAAACCCAAAGGCGCCTATTGGGAGATGGACCGGGAACGCGCCTTGTACGTGTTGTCCCAGTTGGCGAACGGCGGCGGACCCCTCGCCCCGGCCGAAGGGGGTGTGGAGGACGCCGGGATCCCTCCCGGAACCGAACCGGTGTCGGGGCTTCGCGTCACCGTCAAAGTGTGGAACGCCACCTCCCGGGGGGGGCTGGCCCTGCGGGTCGCGCGGCGCCTTCGGGATGCCGGGTTTGACGTCGTGGAGTGGGGCAACTATAATGGGCGCCAAGCCAAAAGCCGCGTGATCGATCGGTCCGGTCGCTTTGACGGCGCGCGCGGCGTGGCGGAGGCCCTGGGGGTGGGCTCTTTGTATTCGGACACCGACCCCGCCTTAAGAACCGACGTGGAAGTGGTTTTGGGAGAAGACGCCGCGGCTCGCTGGGAAGCGGCACAGGAGACCTCGCATGGACATGATTGA
- the nadD gene encoding nicotinate (nicotinamide) nucleotide adenylyltransferase, protein MPARRPAVYGFLGGSFDPVHKSHIALARAALKERGLRVVYLVPAARSPFKDGPPRASAVDRLAMLRRAVRGVPGLRIGDWEIHRPGPSYTFATLRRLRRAFPGRRWEVLLGEDAWSGFRDWRRWREIARRHPLVVAPRTGSRPVSLAGVHFLKARLGPLSSTAARAAIAQNGPWRGMVPEGAARVIEKRRLYRGPEALPPPQAFALRRLLTGERWRHSEAVALWARALAQRHGVDPERAERAGWWHDVAKNWSPGRLRDYARRKKIPIPWGGAKALDPLLHGPVGARWARDRGFLTDPAALAAIARHTVGARRMSRLDKILYVADFSSPDRRYPEAARVRRWAVKDLDRALREALRAKLLHTLERGRIVMHTSVGLWNQLLSESR, encoded by the coding sequence GTGCCCGCCCGACGCCCCGCGGTCTACGGGTTTCTTGGCGGCAGTTTCGACCCGGTCCACAAATCCCACATCGCCTTGGCCCGCGCTGCCCTCAAGGAACGGGGTCTCAGGGTCGTTTACCTCGTCCCGGCGGCGCGTTCGCCTTTCAAAGACGGGCCCCCACGCGCCTCGGCCGTGGACCGGTTGGCGATGCTGCGGCGGGCGGTTCGCGGGGTTCCGGGTTTGCGCATCGGGGATTGGGAAATTCACCGCCCCGGCCCATCCTACACCTTCGCCACGCTGCGCCGCCTGCGCCGGGCTTTCCCGGGGCGGCGTTGGGAGGTCCTTTTGGGGGAAGACGCCTGGTCGGGGTTTCGCGACTGGAGGCGGTGGCGGGAAATCGCGCGGCGCCACCCGTTGGTCGTGGCGCCGCGGACCGGTTCGCGCCCCGTTTCCCTTGCCGGAGTCCACTTTTTAAAAGCGCGCCTTGGCCCGCTCTCCTCCACCGCGGCGCGCGCTGCCATCGCTCAAAACGGCCCCTGGCGGGGGATGGTTCCCGAAGGGGCGGCCCGGGTCATCGAGAAACGGAGGCTTTACCGGGGGCCCGAGGCGCTTCCCCCCCCGCAGGCCTTCGCCCTGCGCCGTTTGTTGACCGGGGAGCGGTGGCGGCATTCCGAAGCGGTGGCCCTCTGGGCGCGCGCCCTGGCCCAACGTCACGGCGTCGACCCGGAGCGGGCGGAGCGCGCCGGGTGGTGGCACGATGTCGCCAAGAATTGGTCCCCCGGCCGCCTGCGGGATTACGCCCGTCGAAAAAAAATTCCCATCCCCTGGGGAGGAGCGAAAGCGTTGGACCCTCTGCTCCACGGGCCGGTGGGGGCCCGCTGGGCCCGTGACCGGGGATTTTTAACGGACCCGGCCGCGCTCGCGGCCATCGCGCGGCACACCGTTGGGGCGCGGCGGATGTCCCGCCTTGATAAAATCCTTTACGTGGCGGATTTCTCCTCGCCCGATCGGCGCTATCCCGAGGCCGCCCGCGTGCGGCGTTGGGCGGTGAAGGATTTGGACCGGGCCCTTCGGGAGGCCCTGCGGGCCAAATTGTTGCATACCCTTGAACGCGGCCGGATCGTGATGCACACTTCCGTAGGTCTTTGGAATCAGTTGTTATCGGAGTCCCGGTGA
- a CDS encoding glutamate-5-semialdehyde dehydrogenase — MKSKAKKTTKNQRRVQMEAPPAYTARLVALCAGAKEASRALAVSPPEARDRALRTLAEALEKNQDDILFKNEIDLEAGRRAGLSASLLDRLALTPRRVADMAAGLRDIAALPDPLGSVAGEWERPNGLKVQKVRVPLGVVAMIYEARPNVTVDATGLCLKSGNAVVLRGGKEALESNTALVRVLKEALVPTGLPADCVQFVETSDRSVIRDLVRMDRFVDLVIPRGGEEMVNAIREMATVPVLSHGKGLCAVYVDQEADLAMAEKIALNAKIQRPGVCNAMETLLVHGAVADRFVPAMVRRFAENNVTVHGDAGVQKRGGAAVVPATPDDFNTEYLDLHVAMKVVDSLDAAIDHINTHGSHHSDAIVTRDEDAARRFLARVDSAAVLHNASTRLHDGGALGLGSEMGISTQKIHARGTMGVPELTTTKYVVRGSGQIRE; from the coding sequence ATGAAAAGCAAAGCGAAGAAAACAACGAAAAACCAGCGCCGCGTCCAAATGGAGGCGCCCCCCGCCTACACGGCCCGGTTGGTCGCCCTCTGCGCCGGGGCCAAGGAGGCCAGCCGGGCGCTGGCCGTGAGCCCCCCCGAAGCGCGTGACCGCGCTCTGCGGACCCTGGCCGAGGCCCTGGAGAAAAATCAGGACGACATCCTTTTCAAAAACGAAATCGACCTGGAGGCGGGCCGCCGCGCCGGGCTTTCGGCGTCGCTCTTGGACCGGCTGGCCTTGACGCCCCGCCGGGTGGCCGACATGGCCGCCGGGTTGCGCGACATCGCGGCCCTTCCGGACCCCCTCGGCTCGGTCGCGGGCGAGTGGGAACGCCCCAACGGCCTCAAAGTGCAGAAAGTCCGCGTGCCGCTCGGGGTGGTGGCCATGATTTACGAAGCCCGGCCAAACGTCACCGTGGACGCGACGGGCCTTTGCCTGAAGTCGGGGAACGCGGTGGTGCTTCGCGGGGGGAAAGAGGCGTTGGAGTCCAACACCGCCCTCGTGCGTGTTTTGAAGGAAGCGTTGGTTCCGACGGGCTTGCCCGCGGATTGCGTGCAGTTCGTAGAAACTTCGGACCGGTCGGTGATTCGCGATTTGGTGCGCATGGACCGATTCGTCGATCTGGTGATCCCGCGCGGCGGGGAGGAGATGGTCAACGCGATCCGGGAAATGGCCACCGTGCCCGTGTTGTCCCACGGCAAGGGGCTGTGCGCGGTCTATGTCGACCAAGAGGCCGATTTGGCCATGGCCGAGAAAATCGCTCTGAACGCCAAGATCCAGCGACCGGGCGTGTGCAACGCGATGGAAACCCTGCTGGTTCACGGGGCCGTCGCGGATCGTTTTGTGCCCGCCATGGTGCGGCGCTTCGCGGAGAACAACGTGACCGTTCACGGCGACGCCGGGGTCCAGAAACGGGGCGGCGCGGCCGTCGTGCCGGCCACCCCCGACGATTTCAACACCGAGTACCTGGATTTGCACGTCGCGATGAAGGTCGTCGATTCCCTCGACGCGGCCATCGACCACATCAACACCCACGGCAGCCATCATTCCGACGCGATTGTGACGCGGGACGAGGACGCCGCCCGCCGGTTTCTGGCGCGGGTGGACTCGGCCGCGGTCCTCCACAACGCCAGCACCCGCCTCCACGACGGCGGCGCCCTGGGCCTGGGATCGGAGATGGGGATTTCCACCCAAAAAATCCACGCCCGCGGCACCATGGGCGTGCCGGAGCTGACCACCACCAAGTACGTCGTCCGCGGCAGCGGGCAAATCCGGGAATAG